GTCATAATCGCCTCAGGCAAGAGACCGAAAGAGCTAGGAGTGCCGAACGAGAAGAAGTTCATCGGGAGAGGATTGTCGTACTGCGCCACATGCGACGGCCCGCTGTTCGCGGATATGGATGTGGCCGTGTGCGGCGGTGGCAACTCAGCCGTCCAAGCAGCCATCGAGATGGCCCAAATAGCGTCCAGAGTCTACATCGTATCTAGGAACCCTTGGAGGGCTGATGCCGTGATAGTTGACAAGGCGGATCAGTCAAAGAACATCGTGAGGAGGATCGGATACGAGGTCGTCGAGATCATGGGCGACAAGACCGTCGAAAGGCTTCGGATACGAGAGAAGGCTACGGGCAATGAGGAGGAACTCGTGGTCAAGGGTGTGTTCGTGGAGGTGGGTCTCAATCCCAACACGGAGTTTCTGAAAGGAATCGTCAACCTCACAAAATACGGCGAAGTCGATGTCAACTGCATGTGCGAGACCAACGTCCCTGGCCTTTTCGCAGCTGGTGACGTCACGAACGTCCACGAGAAACAGATAGTCGTAGCAGCTGGCGAGGGCGCGAAGGCCGCTCTCAGCGCCCACGAGTACCTCCTCAGGAAACCAGCTACTACCCCAGCCGGTCAAGGTACTTAGTCGAAATGGGCGTTCCGTGTAGCTCGGCGTCGT
This window of the Candidatus Thermoplasmatota archaeon genome carries:
- a CDS encoding FAD-dependent oxidoreductase; this encodes MFALQAPSEVEGTVDVCIIGGGPAGLTAAVYVSRKKLSTAIVTQEIGGQVAWTLGIENYMGYQYITGRELTAKFEEQVRQFPIPIVMDEVKKLEIGKDVFTIETKGGRTIAARTVIIASGKRPKELGVPNEKKFIGRGLSYCATCDGPLFADMDVAVCGGGNSAVQAAIEMAQIASRVYIVSRNPWRADAVIVDKADQSKNIVRRIGYEVVEIMGDKTVERLRIREKATGNEEELVVKGVFVEVGLNPNTEFLKGIVNLTKYGEVDVNCMCETNVPGLFAAGDVTNVHEKQIVVAAGEGAKAALSAHEYLLRKPATTPAGQGT